In a genomic window of Thalassotalea piscium:
- a CDS encoding RidA family protein has product MTTESKVIVGKAVPRGKFPHVKRAGDFIYISGTSSRLPDNSFAGVEVDEFGATNLNIKLQTRAVIENIRDILASVGAELTDLVEISTFLVNMNDFAGYNQVYGEYFDFDGPTRTTVAVHQLPHPHLLIECKAIAYKPMISNS; this is encoded by the coding sequence ATGACAACAGAAAGTAAAGTAATTGTAGGTAAAGCTGTACCTAGAGGGAAGTTTCCACACGTAAAACGTGCTGGTGATTTTATCTATATTTCAGGTACAAGTTCGAGACTGCCCGATAATAGTTTTGCCGGTGTAGAAGTAGATGAGTTCGGAGCAACTAACTTAAATATTAAACTACAAACTCGTGCGGTAATTGAGAATATTCGCGATATATTAGCATCGGTAGGTGCTGAGTTAACTGACTTAGTGGAGATAAGTACCTTTTTAGTTAATATGAATGACTTTGCAGGCTATAACCAAGTTTATGGAGAGTATTTTGATTTTGATGGACCAACACGTACCACAGTCGCAGTACATCAATTACCGCACCCTCATCTATTAATTGAATGTAAAGCAATTGCTTATAAACCAATGATTAGCAATAGCTAA
- a CDS encoding 3-hydroxyanthranilate 3,4-dioxygenase, translating to MTATLSAFNFQRWIEEHEHLLKPPVGNVQIWQNTDMMVTVVGGPNQRTDFHDDPVEEFFYQIKGDMVLKVIEGGVCKDVFIREGDIFFLPAHVRHSPQRPVAGSIGLVIEPKRPPGEKDAFEWYCFNCNSLVHRTEVLLTSIVDDLPPLYQAFYQDVEARTCTSCGEIHPGKQPPDGWVTLNEKDSL from the coding sequence ATGACAGCCACACTGAGCGCATTTAATTTTCAGCGCTGGATAGAAGAGCACGAACATTTGTTGAAACCGCCAGTAGGCAATGTGCAAATTTGGCAAAACACCGACATGATGGTAACTGTTGTTGGCGGCCCGAATCAACGTACTGACTTTCATGATGACCCTGTTGAAGAATTTTTTTATCAGATAAAAGGCGACATGGTTTTAAAGGTAATAGAAGGAGGAGTCTGTAAAGATGTGTTTATTCGCGAGGGAGATATATTTTTCTTGCCTGCTCATGTTCGTCATTCTCCGCAACGTCCGGTGGCTGGAAGTATAGGGTTAGTGATTGAGCCGAAACGCCCACCGGGAGAAAAAGATGCGTTTGAATGGTATTGCTTTAATTGTAATAGCTTAGTTCATCGTACTGAAGTGTTATTAACCTCGATAGTTGATGACTTGCCCCCTTTATATCAGGCTTTTTATCAAGATGTTGAGGCCAGAACTTGTACTAGCTGTGGTGAAATTCACCCAGGTAAACAGCCACCAGACGGTTGGGTTACCCTTAATGAGAAGGACAGTTTGTGA